One Malus domestica chromosome 11, GDT2T_hap1 genomic region harbors:
- the LOC103438874 gene encoding UBP1-associated protein 2C-like, which translates to MDSTKKRKLDENGVVLDTDPSSAPKLSPEDARRLIERFTPDQLLDILQDALSRHVDVLDAVRSIADPDASQRKLFIRGLGWDTTTEGLRSLFSAYGELEEAIVILDKTTGKSKGYGFVTFRHVDSALMALKEPSKKIDGRMTVTQLASAGNSNSNTASNNVADVSLRKIYVANVPYDMPSDKLLAHFALYGEIEEGPLGFDKQTGKCKGYALFVYKTPEGAQAALVDPAKNIEGRQLLCKLAIDGKKSKSDGPGQGQGPGSGSNAHGDGMGMAPPSSIPGQYGIPGGIGSYGGYNSGLQGQPPLGHHPLGGPGLSGIGNQVNSGLGGGGGYGGLGGPYGNYGGPGGYGLGGAGGLGGGLGGAGSGGPVGGVGTGSSLYGLPPSSGGLPSGRYPEGGHYGLSAYQNQHHQQAGTSPLPRVPQGGMYPNVPPYF; encoded by the coding sequence ATGGACTCAACCAAGAAGCGAAAGCTGGACGAGAACGGCGTCGTTCTGGACACGGATCCCTCCTCCGCCCCCAAGCTCTCCCCCGAAGACGCTCGCAGGCTCATCGAGCGATTCACCCCCGATCAACTCCTCGACATTCTCCAAGACGCCCTCTCCCGCCACGTCGACGTTCTCGACGCCGTCCGCTCCATCGCCGATCCCGACGCCTCCCAGCGCAAGCTCTTCATCCGCGGCCTCGGCTGGGACACCACCACCGAGGGCCTCCGATCCCTCTTCTCCGCCTACGGCGAGCTGGAGGAGGCTATCGTTATCCTCGACAAAACCACCGGAAAATCCAAGGGTTACGGGTTCGTCACGTTCCGCCACGTTGACAGTGCTCTCATGGCCCTGAAAGAACCGAGCAAGAAGATCGACGGCCGCATGACCGTCACGCAGCTCGCCTCCGCGGGGAATTCGAACTCCAACACCgcctccaacaacgtcgctgacgTATCGTTGCGGAAGATTTATGTGGCCAATGTTCCCTATGACATGCCATCGGATAAGCTCTTGGCGCATTTTGCTCTGTACGGGGAGATAGAGGAGGGCCCGCTAGGGTTTGATAAGCAGACTGGGAAGTGCAAAGGGTATGCGCTGTTTGTGTATAAGACTCCGGAGGGGGCTCAGGCGGCGCTTGTTGATCCGGCGAAGAACATCGAGGGGAGGCAGTTGCTTTGTAAATTGGCGATTGATGGGAAAAAGAGCAAGTCGGACGGGCCGGGGCAGGGTCAAGGACCCGGGAGTGGTTCCAATGCGCATGGAGATGGGATGGGGATGGCACCGCCGTCTTCGATTCCTGGGCAGTACGGCATCCCAGGTGGAATTGGTTCTTATGGTGGGTATAACAGTGGGCTTCAGGGCCAGCCTCCATTGGGTCACCATCCATTGGGTGGGCCTGGGTTGTCTGGTATTGGAAACCAGGTGAATTCGGGtttgggtggtggtggtggatatggaggGTTGGGTGGGCCTTATGGTAACTATGGCGGGCCTGGGGGTTATGGTTTAGGTGGTGCCGGTGGGTTGGGTGGTGGACTTGGTGGTGCTGGGTCGGGTGGTCCAGTTGGTGGTGTGGGTACTGGGTCGTCTTTATATGGATTGCCTCCGAGTTCAGGTGGGTTACCATCTGGTAGGTATCCGGAGGGTGGGCACTACGGCCTGTCGGCCTATCAGAATCAGCACCACCAGCAAGCTGGAACGTCACCCCTTCCAAGGGTTCCTCAAGGTGGCATGTACCCAAATGTGCCACCTTATTTCTGA